The Nicotiana sylvestris chromosome 6, ASM39365v2, whole genome shotgun sequence genomic sequence acttaaaataaataagaatttTGAATAAAAACACCATTTGACTTCTAAAATGGTAATCGTATCATATAAATTGAAAGAAAGATAATACAATTTTttagaattaaaaaaaacaattcaTAATCATCCTCTTTTTATTATTTTGCTCTAATTCACCCATGTTTTTCACTGAAACGAAACAATTAACATTTTTCTACATGAGAAAGACTACGATGATAGAAAACTTAACCTTTTTTTAATAATGGATAACACAGAATTTTCGACTTGCAAATTGCCAAATCCTTCAAATCTACCTAGTAGAAAAATTACATTAATCAAGAGAAATTAATGAGCAAACCATATACCACCCTGCGAAATCTGATCTTGCTACATTATTTAGGGACAAAAATTTGTgtcttttctatttctttcttCAGTTCTGATTTGGTAAAATAATTCATTCCACATTTATAAAAGGTATAATATTCAATACACTTCTCGTAGTCGTGATCACAAACTATTATAAAGTGAAAATATGGTAATCGCCTACTAAGTATGAGCAAGAAGGAAAAGTTGCTGACCATAAGATAAATCTCAAAAATCAAATCCCtgcttcttattttattttttttccttctataaTATATGAACTTAATTATCTGCTTTATCTTCAAGACTTCAATGTACTCCTCTTATTATAAATTAGTTAAGTACTTTCAAAGAGAGGTACTGATTCAAGATTCATTAATCCTTTATCTTTCTTTACATTAATCAAACACTCTTTATTTTCTCTAGTTATTAACTCCTTAAAGAGTTCCATTAATGGCTTCTTCAGAGCTTCCATCTGATATGGCTTTCGAGATATTAACTCGAACTTCCTTGGAAACATTAGATACTTGCAAAGTAGTTAACAAGACGTGGAAAAACTTGACATATAAATTAGGTTTTATGCAAGTATATTGTCACAGAACAAATAATATTTTAGGTTACTTCGTTCAAAGTTTAGAAAATAACAAGTACGTTACAGAGTTTGTTTCAATGGACGATTGTATTGGAAAAGATCCATTGAATAAACCTGAATATAAAATTTTCAACCATTATCGCAACACAAAGATCGAGGCATCTTCAAAACAAGGGGTCTTGTGTTGTGTGAGAAGAATAAAGAATCGTAACCACATGTACTATATTTGTAAACCTAGTACTCGAGAATGGAAAGTGTTGCCTAATCCAAAAACGAGGTATCGGACGGTCAAGATTGCTCTAGTGGTACTCAAATCAAGTCCTTTACATTTCAAGATTATTCGTTTGTCACAAGACTACTCACCACCTCGTCGTAGGTATGTAAAATTTACACCATAATTTTCTTATGTTCAAAATCATATATCCATTGTTCATTGATTGGTTTTTGCTTTCGTTTGAATCTTTGTTTATAGGCGTTTGGGGCTTGGCAATTATTGTTGTGAAATCTTCGATTCTGAGACTTTTGCCTGGAGACGAACAAATATAATCTCACTTCCTTACGACGTGTTTTTCGAACCCTCTTGTCTCCCCGTTAACGTAAGTGGTTTAGTCTATTTTCTCACAGACGATGATCACGTATTAGTCTTAAACTATAATGGCAAAGAAGCTCGTCCAAGATTCTCACTTCCAGAGCCAGTAACCGAAAATAAAGATTATACAGACAAGAAACTGGTGGAGTACGAAGGGAAGCTGGGATTTATTTGCCTATCGCGGAATGAAATGTTAGAGCTTTGGTGTATTGACAATACAAGAAACCATATGTGGAATAAGGAGAAAGAAGTGTGAGATTGAAACCGTTAAAAGAGAGATAAAATATCCAAGTCCAGTTGATTTTTACGATAGTGATATTGCTCTAATGATGGGTTTGGATAAATTAATGTTTTACAACGAacaaaattcaagttttgatgtGGTAAAATTGGACAAGTCAGATTATAGTGCAATATTTCCTTTTCGTTCGGATAGAGAACCAATTGGTTTGAAAGCGATAGGGGAAAATAGTGGCTAAAATGTGTTAGTATAAGAAAGAATTAGTTGTAAGCTGATGttcttttgttttacctttgTCTTTCTCTTTTGTGTTGCTTTTTAGAATTGTATTGTCTGATTATTGagattttaattaattgtttaAAGGAAATCTCAttcagatttctatcctaggaatTGTTCTGGCTAGTCTGATAGTGTTTTATATAGGACTGCTAGTGGTTATTGTTCCATCAcactttctattttttgtttattattattgttattattattattattattattaacttttttacttttattttatatttttttccaatttttattaTTGCCATAGTTATTGTCCTTCCCACTTATTTGTTGTCACTTACGGTGCTGATCTTATTTGTATGTTTTCTGTTGTTGTTACAGATCTTTCATTTTTGAGCCAAAGGTCTCCCGGAAACAGCTTCTCTACCCTCatgagtaggggtaaggtctgcgtacactctatgTAATACCCTATATTTTTAATAAGGGTGTATTGATCATtagcataataataataataataataataataataataataataataataataataataagcaaccgtctattaaaaataaaataagaactaataattaaaaaaaggaaaaaagtaaGGAATGTAAGACAAAGGGCCGAAGCCCATTACAACTCATACAAGATTTAAAAAGGGTTATCTGCACCCTTCTAAGGAAAAGAAGCAGAAAGCttcaaacaacaaaacaaaagaaaaatgaacagagaaagaaaaagggggaaaagagaagaagaagaagaagaagaaagctttGGGCAAAGACCTTAAGAAGAATTGAGAGTTGAAATTGAAAGTATTAAAATTCTCCTTTGGCTCAAGAGGTTAACCTTCTTCCCCTCATCTATTGAATTATTTCACTAGTTCTATGATTAAATATAAATTCACAAACTAAGACTCAAATGTGAACCCCGATGTGAGTAGTGTGAGTAGTAACttgagattgactttggaatatttctttcgcagatggctagGACATGCACACCCTCATCTGCTGGACATGGTGCTGGATGTGGTGCTACCCAGGGTGGCGGTCAAGTTGGGCttcatcaaactagaagacagactGCTCCTCAACCTCAAGTTGGGAACATGGGTCAAACCCAAGCTGTTATGCCAGATCAAGTGCAAAAGCAGAGAGTTCAGAATGCTCCACCACTAGTGCCAACTGTTGTACCTACTGTTGCCTTACCTGCAGATGTAGTGGCAAGGTTATTGAATGTGTTAGAGGCATTGGTGCCTACTCAGGGCGGAAGTTTAGCTCAGCATGCTACTTTACAGACACAAACACCTACAGACTCAGCCTTTCGGGAATAAGGAAGTATCCCTACACGAGTTCCTGAAattgaaatcaccaaaattcaCAGGTTCCGATAACTCAGCAGATCCTCAAGGTTTCTTGGATGGGACACTCAAGGCATTACGTGCTCTTGGATGTTCTAGTGAGAGAGAGCCGTGGAGCTCGCAACATACAAACTAGAGGATATGACTAACACATGGTATGAAACGGTATTGCTAGGAAGGCCAGAAGGAGCACCACCACTGACATGGGATGAGTTCACTAAGTTGTTCAAGAATCATTTTCTTCCAGACAGTCTGATGCAACAATATGCTAGAGACTTTGAGAGATTGGTTCAGACTCCAGATATGGATGTGTCAACATATAACACTAAGTTCTTTAAGCAGGCTATATATGCTCCTCACTTAATGCCTACCGAAGAAACTCGAGTTCAGAGGTTTGTTGATGAATTAATTGGTCGTCTATACACTGCAGTAGCCCTACAGATGAAGACGTTATCCTACTCTAATGTAGTCGACCTTGCTAGAAAGATTGAAAATAAGGGACGTGAGGAGCGTACATCTAGTGATTTACGTAAGAAGGCCAAGACAAGAGGGGCTTTCAGTGGTGGTTTTGGTGAAAATAGAAGAGCAGGAAATCAGGGACAACAACAGGGTTCTCAGACAGGGACACACATGTCTTCACAGTTCACATATAGACCACATTACAGAGAAGGTAATAAGGGACCATCATCTTATGGACGTCGTAATTCTGGGTAGATATATGCCACTACTCTAGCCTGCCAAACTTGTGGTAGATCACATTTGGGCCAATGTCGTGTTCTAACTGGAGAGTACTTTCGGTGTGGCCAGTTGGGACATCACTTGAGGGATTGCCCTCAGCCTCCGAAATTTTTAACTAGGCTTCTATTCAATCAACTGCACCGACTCAGACTACTCGTAATACTTCAGGTGCTACAGGTACAGGAAATAGAGGTCGAGGTGCTAGAGAGAGTAATACTGTGAATCAAGGACAAGGGAAtgctggtagaggtcaggcgagagtttttgcatttactagaCAGGATGCTCAGGCCTCGAATGCAGTGGTGACGGGTATTCTTTCTGTCTGTTCATTTGGTGCACTTGTGTTGATTAATCCGGGATCTACTCACTCCTATGTGTCCTCGTACTTTGCTTTGAGATTTAGTAGATAGCCCAAGCTATTGAATGATCATTTTCTAGTTGCTACTCCTGTTGGAGAATCTCTATTAGCTGAATACGTGTATCGTGTTTATCAGATTCGGGTTGAGGGTAGAGATACTCTAGCTGACCTTATTgtacttgatatgattgactttgacatgctaatgggaatggattggttatcttcttgCTCTGCTATAGTCGATTGTCATGCAAAGATAGTTAAGTTTGAGATACCAAATGAACCCAGTTTTAATCTAAGAGGGAGTCAAGTTCCAGAGACTTGCAAAATTGTATCTTTTATGAAGACTCAACAACTTCTAAAGAAAGGTTGCTTGGGTCTCTTAACTATTGTAACTGATACAAGAAAGGAAACAGTTAGTATAGAAAATTTACCAGTAGTGAGagaattttctgatgtatttcttGAGGATTTACCAGGATTGCCTCCAGTACGAGAAATAGACTTTAGCATTGATTTGCTACCTAACTCACAACCCATATCGATACCCCCATATCGAATGGCACTAGCAGATTTGAGAGAGCTAAAGCAACAGTTACAGGATTTgttagataagggttttattaattagacctagtgtatcaccatAGGGTGCACCAGtactgtttgtaaagaagaaagacggatccctgagaatgtgcattgactacaggcagttgaacaagataacaatacgcaatgaatatcctttgcctcgtatagatgacatgtttgatcagttacaaggagcttcccacttttcaaagattgacctccgttctggttatcatcaagttagaatcaaagatgaagatatttctaagactgctttcagaactCGATACGGGCACTATGAGTTCCTTGTAATGCCTTTCGGACtgacaaatgctccagctgcatt encodes the following:
- the LOC138870281 gene encoding uncharacterized protein; its protein translation is MTNTWYETVLLGRPEGAPPLTWDEFTKLFKNHFLPDSLMQQYARDFERLVQTPDMDVSTYNTKFFKQAIYAPHLMPTEETRVQRFVDELIGRLYTAVALQMKTLSYSNVVDLARKIENKGREERTSSDLRKKAKTRGAFSGGFGENRRAGNQGQQQGSQTGTHMSSQFTYRPHYREGATGTGNRGRGARESNTVNQGQGNAGRGQARVFAFTRQDAQASNAVVTVATPVGESLLAEYVYRVYQIRVEGRDTLADLIVLDMIDFDMLMGMDWLSSCSAIVDCHAKIVKFEIPNEPSFNLRGSQVPETCKIVSFMKTQQLLKKGCLGLLTIVTDTRKETVSIENLPVVREFSDVFLEDLPGLPPVREIDFSIDLLPNSQPISIPPYRMALADLRELKQQLQDLLDKGFIN